GAACGGGTAAACATCGTCTTGCTCGGCGCGGGCACCGTGGGCAGCGCCTTCGCGCAGCTTTTGGCCCGGCACCACGAGCGGTTTAAGGGCTTGGGGGTCGAGCCAAGGCTCAGCCGGGTGTTGGTGCGCGATGCTTCCAGGAGGCGAGAGGGGATCCCTTCGGAACGCCTCACCGACCGACCGGAGGGCCTCCTCGAGGAAGCCGATGTGCTGGTGGAGGTGATGGGCGGTACCGGCCTCGCCCGGCGCTTGGTGTTACAAGCCCTGGAGCAGGGCATCCCGGTGATCACCGCCAACAAAGCCTTGCTCGCCGAGGCCTGGGGGGAACTCCGCCCCTACGCCGACGAGGGGCTGCTGTACTACGAAGCTAGCGTGATGGCCGCCACCCCGGTGGTCTCGGCCCTCTCAGGGGTCTTGTGGGGAAGCCATTTGCTCGAGCTGCACGCCATATTGAACGGCACCACCAACTACATCCTGGGCCGGCTCGAGGGGGGCGCCACCTATGCTGAGGCCCTGGCCGAGGCCCAGGCCAAGGGCTACGCCGAAGCCGATCCCACCCTAGACGTGGAGGGCCTCGACGCGGCGCACAAGCTTACTGTGCTGGCCCGGCTCTGCGCCGACCCCGACTACCCCTGGGAAGAGGTGCGAGCCCATACGCGGGGCATCACCCACCTCACCCCCACCGACCTGGAAAACGCCCGTCAGCAGGGGCAGACCATACGCTTGGTCGGAAGCCTCTACCCCGAAAACGGAAGGTGGAAAGCGGTGGTGCGCCCGGTGCGGCTGCCGCTCGAGCACCCCCTGGCCCGCGCCGGGAGTGCCCGCAACGGCCTGGTCTTCCGGGGGGACGCTTGCGGTGAGCTGGTCTTTAGCGGGGCCGGAGCCGGAGGAGCCGCCACCGCCAGCGCCGTGTTGGGGGATCTATACCAACTTTTGATGGGCGTTCCCGGCCACGCCCCCATCTCGGCTAAAGCCCCGGTTCCCGATTACCCGGCAGAACGGCTCGAGGAAGTCTGAGCCTGATACACTGTGGGCGGCCACTTTCTTTATGGTTCGCTACTTCAGCACCCGTGACCCCCACAAAACCCCCCTCTCCTTCGCCGAGGCCCTGCTCAAAGGGCTCGCGCCGGACGGGGGGCTGTACCTCCCGGACCGGATTCCCACCCTCAGCCCGAGCACCTGGCTCGAGGCGAGCTCCCTCGCAGAAGTCGGGGTGAAGGTGCTGGGAGCGTGGCTGGAAGAAGAGATCCCTGCGGCGGACCTCGAGCCCATCGTCCGTGACGCGCTAAACTTCCCTTGCCCGCTCGTCCCGCTCTCGGATGGGGTGTACGTGCTCGAGCTGTTCCACGGCCCCACCCTCTCCTTCAAAGACTTCGGGGCGCGCACCATGGCCCGGCTGATGCAGTACTTCCTGGCCCGCCGGGGCGAGCGGCGGATCATCCTGGTCGCCACCTCGGGCGACACCGGCAGCGCCGTGGCGGATGGCTTTGCCGGCCAGGACAACATCGAGGTGGTCCTGCTCTACCCCAAGGGCAAAGTGAGCGAGGTGCAGGAGCGCCAGCTCATCGTGCGGCGAAGGGGAGTGCGGAGCTTCGCGGTGGAGGGCAGCTTTGACGACTGCCAGCGCATGGTGAAAGAAGCCTTCGTAGACCCCCAGCTCTCGCACCTGCCGCTCTCGAGCGCCAACTCTATCAACATCGGGCGGCTCCTACCGCAAACGCTCTACTACCTGTGGGCGGCCCGACAACTGGGGGGCGGCGCGGTCAACTTTTGCGTTCCTAGCGGCAACCTCGGCAACCTCACGGGGGGCGTTCTGGCCGCTTTGATGGGGCAGCCGGTCCCCCGCTTCCTCGCCGCGCATAACGCCAACCACTTCTTTCCCGACTTCCTGGCGGGCCGGGCAGAGGCCTACCAATTCCATCCCACCCTCGCCACCCTCTCCAACGCCATGGACGTGGGCGCGCCCAGCAACTTCGAGCGCCTTTACACCCTGTTGGGAGCGGACAGGCTGCGCGCGTGGGTCTGGGGGACGGTGGTCTTGGATGACGCGACGCTAGGCCGGATGCGGCAAACCCATGCGCAGCATGGCTATGTAGCCTGCCCCCACACCGCGGTAGGGCTCGAGGCCGTGGCCCGCTACCGCGCCGCCGGCGCCGACCCCACCCCTATCATCACCCTCTCCACCGCGCACCCCGCCAAGTTCCCGCACGCCGTCGCCCAGGCTCTCGGCCTCGCGGCCCCCAAGGAAGCCGCGCTCGAGGAGCTGTGGGGGCGCGAGGTCGCGGTGGAAACGATCCCCCCAACGGTGGAGGCGCTCAAACAGCACCTGCTATAACCCCCGCCCTGGCCTCAGGCCCCTGTCATCTTGGGCGCTATCCTGAGGCTTGGGTGTTGGTCTGGTGTTCTCTGACCCGGTGGTTGCCTTTGGTGGTGTTGTTGGCCGCCTCGAGCAGCGAGGCCCGCCGCTTCCCGGGCGACACCCTCTACGCGCTCACGGCACAAAGCACGTGCATCCAGCGTTGCTCCCAAGCCTCGAGCCCTGCACCAACCGCTTTTGCGCCCCCCCTGGTGCTGCCTTATTCGATTGCGGCGGTACCGCCCGCTGCACCAGCGCTGTTACGACCCAAGGCGGCGGGCAAAGGGATCAGGCGCGAGGGGGGTTCGCGGATTCCCCAACCAGCAGATTGGCCGGCTCTCCCCTCGAGCCCCCCCTGTCCCGACTTGAATCCATCGGCTTGCGGCTTTAGTGAAACTCGTTCGGGGAGTATCTCCATGCAGCAGCCCATAGCAAACAACCCACCTGCAGGCAAACCCAGCTTTGCGCGCTACCTTTGGCAAGCGTGGCTTCGCCCCACCGCTGAAGCGCTGCTGCTGGCCCTGCTCATCACCACCTTCGCGTTTACCGCAGTAGGCATAGTAGGCACCAGCGATCTGCCCAACCTCCATCCAGGCGAGCGGGTGGTAGTTCTCAAATACCAGACCTGGCTGCACCGCTTCGGCATCGGCAGCTTCAAACGGGGCGACTTGGTGGTGGTCAAGCCGCCCCTTACCGATCCCTACGCCATCCAACCCCTGCCGCTTTTGGGGCAGCTGGGCTTCAACTTCCGACCCTTTTTCATCAAGCGGATCGTCGCCCTGCCCGGAGATCGCATCCGCATGGAGCAGGGGGAGCTTTTCATCAACGGGGTAGCGGTGAATGAAAGCCACACCCTCCCGTATTGGCGATCCTTGGGACAACTGGATACTATCTCAGATCGGGCCAACTCCGACGCCTGGCCCTTCCGCCAGGGCCAAACGGGGGAGTACGTGGTCCCCCAGGGGATGTACTTCGTGATGGGGGATAATCGCTCCTACGGCGGCTCGGAGGACTCGAGGGCCTTCGGGCCGGTTGCACTCGACCAGATCGGTGGAAAGGCCAATTTCGTACTCTGGCCCCCCATCCGGCGCGACGAAAGTGGTCAGTGGCGGGTCAACTGGCGGGTAATGGGTACCCCGGAAGGATTCCGGGCGCTCGAGCCGCGGTGATCCGGGCGGCCTGCCGCCCGGAAGACCTTGCTAAATAATCCGCCGCGTTTTGCGTTTAGGGTACGGCGTGTTAGGGCCACACCCTGCCCCAACAATCAAGTTACCGGGGCACTTGGCGTATGTTAGGCTATAAGGAAGTGTATGCGCAGCAAGGAAATCAAACCCAACAAGGAACCCTTCGCCGGGGCCTATTTCGTGGGCTTGGCGATTACCCTAGCCCTCCTCATCGGCGTGGTAGCGGTAGGCGCGGGGATGCCCCCGGCGGTGTCTGGCTTTGTGGTGGCCTTTGGCCTGGGGCTCACGGTGAGCCCCAAATACGCCCGCTGGTTCCTTATCGCGGGGGTATTTTCGGCCCTTATGGGCTTTCTTGGCCGCGAAGAGCAGGTGACCTGGGGCGGGATCGGACTGGTCTTGTCCCAGCTCATCGTCTGGCGATTCGTCAGGTCGTGAAAGCCCAGCAGCTAGCCCAGGGGCTCGCCCTCGCAGGGGTAGCCGGGTTGGTATACTTTTGGCTTTTGAGGCCCAGCAACCCCGGGGCGGTGTTCTCGGTCGCCCTGATGGTCGCCAGCGGCATCGTGCAGTATGGCGGCGATAGGCCCTTCATCCTGCCCTTTTACGCCTGGCTGGCGGGGATCTTGCTGGCGTTGCAGGCCTTTTGGGGGGAGTTTCTGGCCGCGCTGCTAGGCATCTTGTTGGGCCTGGGACTACCCTATCTGTACTACCGAACCCTTCGGGAGAGCGCATGAAAGCTGCCCTCATTCACCTCGCTACCCGAGAGACGCCTGTAGCTACCCTCAAAGCCGCCTTGCCCCTGATCGAGCAGGCCGCCCAGGAAGGGGCTCAACTGGTCCTTTTGCCCGAACTCTTCCCCAGCGGGTACCGCTACCCCGACGCCGCAGCGACGCCCCAGGTGCTCGAGGCCCTGCAAACCTCGGCCCGCCAGCACCAAATGGTAATCCTGGCCGGGGTGCTGGAGCAGGCCGGGGAGCGCTACGCCAACCGGGTGCGCATCCTCGGTCCGCAGGGCGAACTGGGCTGCTACACCAAAACCCACCTCATCCCGGCCTTTGGCGAGCCCGAGACCATGATCCCCGGCCAAGCGCTGGTGCGGCTAGGGCTCGAGGGTTTCCAAGCCGGGGTGGCGATCTGCTTCGACCTGCGCTTTCCCGAGCTGTTTCGCACCTACGCGGTGGGCGGGGTGACCCTCTTCCTCGTCCCCTCCGCCTGGCCCATGAGCCGCAGCTACGCCTGGGAACTTTTCTGCAAAGCCAGGGCTGCCGAGAACCAGGCCTACCTGCTCGCGGTCAACCACGCCGAGGAGCCCTTCGGGGCGGCCAGCCTGGCCGTTGACCCACTAGGGATGGAGCTGGCGCGGCTTGAGGTAGAAGGGGTTAGGGTGGTCGAACTGGACCCTACTTACCCTCACCGCCTGCGCCAGGAGTTCCCGCTCTTCTCCCAGCGCCGCCCGGATTTGTACAAGCTCTAGGGCTGATTTCACGCACTTAATTGGCCATACGGGAAACGCAAGAGGCTTGGTGGCGAGGAAGAAATGTCCCTAGCGCGCGATAGCTTGACCGATGGCTCACTGGCGGCGCACCCAGCCTGCCAGCAAGTAGACTAGCGCTCCTGCCATCAGCCCGTCGCCCAAGGGGGGCAAGTACGGCCCAAAAGCGCTCAGGTTGAAGCCTAGCCCAATGAGCAGCGGCCATGGGGTGAGCACCCAGGACAGGCCGTACTGCCGACCGGTGGCGGCCAACATAAAAGCCAGCCCCAGCCCCCGCATGTATCCGATCCAGCCCGATCCGATCTCGTTTTGGTATATAAACCACAGCAGGTTGAGCCAAGCTCCAGCCGCGGCCCACGGAAGCCGGGCGCGGCGAACGGCCAAGGCTCCCGTCCCGGCAAGTAACAGCCACAGCAGAAGATCGATCATCAAAGGTTTGTTTACTCGCCAAGGCCCCGGCGGTTTTCCAGGGCTCGAGCCAGCGTCACCTCGTCGGCATACTCGAGGCTTCCCCCCGCTGGCAAGCCGTAGGCCAGCCGGGTGGCTTTGATTCCCCGTTCCTTGAGCGCATCAGCCAGGTAGGCGGCGGTGGCCTCGCCCTCCACGGTCATTGAAGTGGCGAGGATGACCTCTTCGACCTTAGCCCCCAGGGCTTCAGGGTTCTCCGGCTCGAGCCGCTTGTACAAACTTCCCAGGTTGAGCTGTTCGGGGCCAATACCCTCGAGGGGGTTCAGGGCCCCGCCCAGGACGTGGTAGAGCCCGCCGTACTCCCCGCTCCGCTCGAGGGCCATCAGGTCCCCTACGCTCTCTACCACACAGACCAGACTGCGCTCGCGGTGCTCGTCGGCGCAGATCGGGCAGAGCTCGTCTTCGGCCAGGTTGCCGCAGATCGGACAGGGGTGCAACGCTCGAGCCGCATCTAGGGCCGCCAGGAGTTCCTGGGCTGCGTCTGGCTGCATCACCAGGTGTAGCCCCAGCTTTTGCGCGGTCTTGGGACCTACGCCGGGCAATACCGCCAGGGCCCGCACCAATTTGAGTAACCGTTCAGGGTAGCGCATCGCCGCCTACTGCTCGACGCCCAACGCTGAAGCCCAAGGGCGATCAGGCCGGGCTTTAGAGCATTCCCCCTAACATCGAGCCGATCCCTCCCAGCTCGCGGCCCATCTCTTTTTCGGAAAGTTCGTGAGCTTTTTGTTGGGCGTCTTGAATCGCTACCAGGAGGAGATCCTCGAGGGCCTCGAGATCCGATGGATCCACCGCTTCGGGTTTGAGCTTCACCGCTTGGATCTGGCCGTGGCCGTTGGCGGTGACTTCCACTAAGCCTGCGGCGCTTCCTACCACGGTCATCGTTGCGAGCCTTTCCTGCACCTCGGCGGCTTTTCGTTGGGCCTTCTGGGCCTCTTTCATCAACTTCTGTAGGTTCATGGGTCCGTGTCTCCCGCACCCATTATAGGCGGTGCACCCGCGAGGGAGCGGCGTGTCGTCGGAGGAGTTTCACGTTTTTGCTGCGGTCGGAGCGGTGCTGGCTTCGGGAATCCCCCCCAGCAGCGTGACCGTTAGCGCCAACGCGGTCACGGCCAGGCCGCAAAATACTATGGCCTCCGTGATGCCCAACATGGCGGCTAGGGTCGCGCCCAGGGTAGCCCCCCCGATCTGGGCTGCGTCTGTCAGGCTGATAAAGGTGCCCAAGATGCGCCCACGCTGATCTGGGGGGGCAGCAATCTGCAAGATGCTTCGCATCGGGACGATAAACCCGGCGTTCGCCACCCCAAAGAGAAAGCTGGCCATCCCCACCCAGATGGGGTAGGGGAAAGCCCCCATGGAGGCATAGACGAAACCAAAGACCATCAAGGCCAGTAGGAACAGCCGCTCTCGAGCCATCCGGCGGGTGATGTGCGGCACCCATAAGAAGCCCACCAAGGCCCCGGCGGCGGTCAGGGCTTCTATCACCCCAAACCCCTGCACCCCGATCCCCAGTACCCTGACCGCCAGCACGTAGCCCAGCACGGCTTCGGCGGAGCCAAAGAGGGCCGCTATGGTGATGCTGAGCACGCTATAGCGCAAGGTGCGGTTGTGCCAGAGGGGCCGGAAGCCCTCGAGCAGAGCGGTGAGGTAGCGGCGGCGGGGGCTTGGTTTGGGTTTGAGGGCCGGAAGCCGCAGCAAGTATAAAGCCGAGACCAGGTAGGAGAAGGCGTCGATATAAAAGGCCGGGGCGAAGCCCACCCCCGCCACCAGCAGCCCCCCCAGGGCCACGAAGCCGATCTCCGCCACGCGGTTGGTCAGGAGCAGGAGACTATTGGCCTGATCCAGCGAAGCTTCGGGAACTAGGTCGGCCACTGCGCTGTTGAGGGCCGGGTAGCGCAGGGCATCGGTGGCCGCAACCAGCACGGTCAGCGCGATCAAAGCCCCCAGCGAGCGAATCCCTAGCAGCGGAATCAGTGCCACCAGAGCCATGCAGAGGAGGTCCGAGTACAGCATGATCAGGCGGCGGTCGTTGCGGTCGACGAAAGGACCCAACAGCGGTCCCAGGATGACCCGGGAGAACAGCTGGGCAGAGATGAGGACCCCCGTCCAGACCAACCCGTACGTCTCGTTAACCAGGGCTAAAAGAGCAATACGGTGTACTTTATTGCCCACCTGGGAAACCAGGTTGGATAAAAACAGGCGCAAAAAGGCCGGTTGCTGGAAAATCCCCACCATGTTAGGCAGATTCTACATCCACCGATTGGTGGATGGATATCGTCGTTGGGGCTGAGGTGGGTTTGGGATGGCCGCTCGGCGGGGAAGCCGCCGAGGGGAGCTCAGCGGCAAGATCCCCCGCGTTTTGCGTACCAGCCTTACCTCAACCCTCAGCACGTCCCACGTCGTACGAAGGGGATTGGTCCCCTAGGTGTACCGGCTCCGCCGGTCCCAAAGGGAATCTACCTCCGGGTGTACGGAGCTTGCTCCGTCCCGATAGGGGATCGTCCCCTAGGTGTACCGGCTTTGCCGGTCCCGATAGGGGATCGTCCCTTGGGTGTACGGCGGTACGCCGTCCCGAAAATTGCCGGCTTACCGGCGCACTTAGGCACTTTCGAACTGGGAGTTGGGCAGCAGCAGGCAAGCCACCCGCAATCCTTCCCTGGCCAGCACCCCCATCCCCTCCGGGACGCTCCACACCAGCAGGTCGTCGAGCCGGCGCGGCATCTGAGCGGCAGTGGCCACGTAAACGGTGTCTTCTTGGTAGCGCAGCGAGAGCACCACCGAGCCCAGCCGCACGCTGACCGGGGCCTCGCTCAAGGTGGAGGCCCCAACCCCTCCCAGGGTGTCGCGGGTGGGGGGGCGGTGGCCCGCCCATTCGGAGAGGGCAGTCGCCAAAGCCCGCCCTTGGCGCTCGAGCCCCAGCTGAGAGGCCACCTCTTCCATCAAAAGCGGCCAGTTGGAGCTGCTGCTGATCCGCCCGCGCACCACCTCGAGCCCTTTGCGGGCGAACTCCTGGAGGGCATCCGGCGAGGCCTCGCCATAGCGCTGGGCGGATTCCGGGGCGAAATTGGAGTAATCCACCGGCCCCTTGAGCCGAGCCGAGAAGGCCCGCAGGAGCCGCAGGTAGGCGAAGTGTTCATCAGGGCGCAGCAGGTGGGCCAATACCCGCCCCTCGGCCAACAAGGTGGAGATGTGGGCCCCTACGCGGGGCTCGAGGCGCAGGTGAAGGTAATGGCCATGGCGGATCGCCCACACCTCAAAGCCCCCTACTTTGATGGTCAGGGGTTTCGCCGGATCCAGTGGGTAATCGGTGCCTTCGAGGCTTAGCGTGAACTCCCCAGCGGTCTCGCTGAGGAGGACCTCGAGCCCACCCAGGCTAAGCCGGGCCGGCAACAGCCGCAGGGTGACGGCTGCGTCTTCGGGGCCGATCGCCTCCTGCCGAAGATCGGGGTCTTGTCCCCAGAGGATTTTAGCCGGGATCTGGGGCAGAGGGGCCTCGCCGCGGGGGGTTGGCAGGTAGCGGTAGAGCAGGGCGGCCAGCCGCTCCGAGGCCTGGTGGAAGCGCTGGCGGTCCTCTTCCAGCACCAGCGACAGGCGCCGCTCCTCCGCCGCCACCGCTTGCAAGCGCTCCTCCAGGGCGCGGATCTCGGGTAGCGGCAGCTGCATGCGCTGGGCTTCTTCCAGCGCCCGCCGCAGGCTCTCCACCGAGGTGCGCCGCCCCGCTCCCTGGGGCCTCAGGGCCCCTTCGCTCTCGATCACCCGGCGCATGAAGCGGCGCAGGTAGGCCACGGTCTCCTCGGGGGGCAGGCGCAGCCGGTCCGGCAGGCGGTAGGCTTCCTTGAAGAACTCCAGCAGTAAAGCTTTGGCGACCCCAGGGTCGTCGAAGCTTACCAGCGGATCGGAAAGGGCAGGTATGGCCTGAGAGAGGGTAAAACGGGAGAGGTTGTAGTCCTGGGCGAACTGAGGGGTTTTGGAGTAGGCCTCGAGGTTTTGTAACAGCGCGTAAACGAGGCGCAATTCCTCCCGTTTACCCGAGAGCAGGTGTTTGACCTGTCGCTCCAGGTCGCGCTCGAGCCGCACCCAGTACACCGACTGGGTAAGGGCCTCGAGGGCCTGGCGCTCGGGGCTGGGCCCGTCCGGGACCAGCTGAGGCTCCTCCTCCACGAAAACGCTGCTCAGTTCAGCGGGGGGTGGTTCAGCGAACACTTCGCTCAGGTTGTGCTGAATCTGGTTTAGGCTGCGGAAGCGGGCGTCCGCCTGGCGAAAACGCTTGGCGTAAGGGCCTTGATGGGCCAGCTTGATCAGCAACTGACGCAACCGGATCACGCTGGCCCGCCCCCCCTTGGGTTCGCGCCCGGCGGTCAGGTCATCGACCTTGTACTCGTACAGTTCGACCAGTTCGGCCAATCCTTCGCTCATTGCCCCTCCAAAACACTCCTCGAGCCTACCAAACCTTTCCCGCCGAGCTTGTGATGGGCGATTCATCGAGGGCCCCTCCAGGCAGTATTCCCGGTTATTTTCCAATCCTGGGGTGGGGGGCGGGAGCTATGATAGGCGAAGTCATGCGGTTATCACACCTGGAAATCGCCACCGTTTCCAACGTCGGACGGCGGCGGCGCAACAACGAGGACTTCCACCGGGTGGCGGTGTATCCGACACCTCGGGGCAACTTGGTGTTGGCGGCTGTGGCGGATGGGATGGGCGGCTCGGAGGCTGGAGAGTGGGCCAGCAAGCTGGCCATCGAGGGGCTCACCGAGGCGGTGCGGGCCTATGCGGCCCAGCTCGACAGCGGCAGGCCGGCGGTCCCGCTCGAGCGTGTGATGGATAAGGCTTTTCGCTTGGCCCAGCATCGTATCCTGCAAGAAGGAGAACGCGTGCCCGAGCGCAAGGGCATGGGAACTACGCTCACCGCCATGTTGCTGACCGAGTGGAACAAAAGCGGGGTGATCGGCCATGTGGGCGATACCCGGGCCTACTGCCGCAGCAAAGGCCGCTGGCAACAACTCACCGCCGACCACTCCTGGGTGGCCCAACAGGTCCGGGAAGGCCTCCTAACCCCGCACCAGGCCGAGACCCACCCCTGGCGGCACATGCTGACCCAGGCGTTGGGGCTTGCTGAGGTGCACTACGACCTGCTGAGCATCAGCCTGGCCCCCGACGAGACCCTGGTGCTCGCCACCGATGGGCTTTATAACTTGGTTTTACCCGAAGAGTGGCAGACCACGTTGGATTTGCAGTCCTCCGTGGAACACTGGGTGCGCTTGGCCCTTGAGCGGGGCGGCACCGACAACATCACGGCGGTAGCGGCGAGGTGGCGATGAGCGTCCTGTTGGCGGTGCTGCTGGTGGGGCTCTCGGTGGCCCTGGCGTTGCGCTTGGCCGGCACTTGGGTGATGCTGGGGGGGATGGCCCTCCTGCTGGGGGTGGCCTGGGGGCTAGGGGCTCAGCCCGCGTCTTGGCTGCCGTTGGCGGCGCTAGGCCTGGCGGGGGTGTGGGGTCCGCGGCTGACGTTCTCCAGGGCCCCGACCTCTCGCGCCCCTGCGGGCAAGAACGCCAAAGGTCCCAAAAACGGCAAAACCCGGCCTACCAAAACCCCCACCAACCCTCGAGCCACCCTGAGCGGTCTGACCAATGCTCCGGGGGGCTTGGAAGATAAGTACGAAATCCTCGAAAAGGTGGGAATCGGTGGAATGGCCACCGTCTACAAGGCCCGCGACCGCTCTGGGCGGATGTTGGCCCTCAAAATTCCCCAGGAGAAGTTCGTGGGCGACGCGCGCTTTGTGCGTCGCTTCCACCGCGAGGCCGAGGTGCTGGCCCATCTCGATCATCCCGGTATCGTCAAGGTATTTGATCACGGCAACGTGGGCGATACCCACTACATCGCCATGGAGTTCCTGGACGGCGAGGGGCTGGACCGGCTGATCGAAGGCCGTAAGCTCAGCATTCGTTCGAGCGTGGAGATCATGCAACGGGTAGCGGAGGCGCTACAACATATCCACGCCCAGGGCATCATCCACCGCGACATCAAGCCGGGCAACATCATGGTGCTCAAAGGGGCCATCCGCGAGGATGGCCGGGTGGACCCCAGGGGGGTGCGCCTGATGGACTTCGGCATCGCCGCGGGAAAGGTGCTGACCCGGCTCACCATCACCGGGGCCCGCATCGGCACCCCGGTGTACATGAGCCCCGAGCAAGCCAAGGGCCAACGCATCGACCACAAGTCCGACGTCTACAGCCTGGGGGTGGTCTTCTACGAGGCCCTCACCGGGCAGCCCCCGTTTCAGGGAGGCTACGAGGCGGTGATCCACCAGCAGATTTTCCAGATGCCCACCCCACCCCGCCAGCACAACCCTGAGATCCCCCAGGCCCTCTCCGACCTGGTCTACCGGATGCTCGACAAAGACCCCGAGAAACGCCCCGGCTTAGACCAGGTGATCGCGACGCTCAAGGGCAACTGGCAGGAGGACCAGGGCTTGCAGGCCGAGTACTACCTGGCCCTCGCGGTGGAGGCCAAAAAGGGTACCCTGCGGCTGGTGGAGCCCAGCGGGGTGCTGGCCCGGATGTGGAGCGGGGTGGGCAGCGGGCGCGGCCAGTTCCCCTCGCCCCCCCTCTCGCTGGCGATAGATCCGCAGGGCCGCTTCTGGATCACCCTCTTCGAGTACGGCGGGAGCGGGGTACGGCTGGTGCACCGTTTTTCGGCGGAGGGGGAGCTCGAGTTCAGCATGGGCCCCTATGGCATGAAGCCGGGAGAGTTTTTGTATCCGGCCTCGATCGCAGCGGGGGGCAACGACCTCTACGTGCTCGACAGCGAAACCAGCACCATCAGCCGCTTCGACCTCGAGGGTAACCTGCTGGGCCGCTTCGGCGGGGCTGGGCCAGGCCGAGGCACCTTCGATGCCCCCAAAAGCTTGGCGGTAGGTCGCCACTTCCTCTACGTGCTCGACTACGGCAACCGCCAGGTGCAACGCCTCAGCCTGGAGGGCCAGTATCTTTCGCGCTATGCCTTCCGTAAAAACCGCGAGACCCAGGAGTTGCGGGTGCTCGCCGGCTTGGGGTTGGGCCCCGAGGATCAGCTCTACGTCTACGATGCCGACGCCCAGAAGATCCGCCAGGTAGCTCAAGATGGGCAGATCGTCAGCTCGACCCCGCTGCAACTTTTGGAGGGAGAAGACCCTAACAGCATCGTGGAGATGGCGGTTCGAGGAGACATCCTCTACGCCGCCCGACGGGGCGGTACCAAAATTCACCGGATACGGCTTTCCGGTGAGGTCCTGTCGCCGATAGACATCTACGCCCCGCTGCGCTCGCTCGCGCTTTGGATGAACCACGCCAAACACAAAAACTGAGCTTGCCGTCGAGGGGGTCGTAGCTACGGTATCTATAGAGACCGACGGGTACCTCCCCAGGAAGCAGCTCCTGGGCCCATAAACGAGGGAGTTGCTGTCCCGGAGGGGCGCTGCGCCTCAAAGGGGATGGTTGCTATGAGAAACCATCAGGGAGGATTGGGGGATTGAGGTCATTGATACCAAGCCCCTTCCCATCGCCCAGGGTAACCCGAGGCCAGCAAGGGTTGGGGCCTCAAGCCGCACGCGGCGGCGAGCCCGGGGGGGATCGTTCCGGCGCTGGGCCTTTGTCCCGGTGCACGGCGGCACGTCGTCCCAATAGGGGATCGTCCCAGCTGC
The genomic region above belongs to Meiothermus sp. Pnk-1 and contains:
- a CDS encoding homoserine dehydrogenase, with product MERVNIVLLGAGTVGSAFAQLLARHHERFKGLGVEPRLSRVLVRDASRRREGIPSERLTDRPEGLLEEADVLVEVMGGTGLARRLVLQALEQGIPVITANKALLAEAWGELRPYADEGLLYYEASVMAATPVVSALSGVLWGSHLLELHAILNGTTNYILGRLEGGATYAEALAEAQAKGYAEADPTLDVEGLDAAHKLTVLARLCADPDYPWEEVRAHTRGITHLTPTDLENARQQGQTIRLVGSLYPENGRWKAVVRPVRLPLEHPLARAGSARNGLVFRGDACGELVFSGAGAGGAATASAVLGDLYQLLMGVPGHAPISAKAPVPDYPAERLEEV
- the thrC gene encoding threonine synthase, yielding MVRYFSTRDPHKTPLSFAEALLKGLAPDGGLYLPDRIPTLSPSTWLEASSLAEVGVKVLGAWLEEEIPAADLEPIVRDALNFPCPLVPLSDGVYVLELFHGPTLSFKDFGARTMARLMQYFLARRGERRIILVATSGDTGSAVADGFAGQDNIEVVLLYPKGKVSEVQERQLIVRRRGVRSFAVEGSFDDCQRMVKEAFVDPQLSHLPLSSANSINIGRLLPQTLYYLWAARQLGGGAVNFCVPSGNLGNLTGGVLAALMGQPVPRFLAAHNANHFFPDFLAGRAEAYQFHPTLATLSNAMDVGAPSNFERLYTLLGADRLRAWVWGTVVLDDATLGRMRQTHAQHGYVACPHTAVGLEAVARYRAAGADPTPIITLSTAHPAKFPHAVAQALGLAAPKEAALEELWGREVAVETIPPTVEALKQHLL
- the lepB gene encoding signal peptidase I, which produces MQQPIANNPPAGKPSFARYLWQAWLRPTAEALLLALLITTFAFTAVGIVGTSDLPNLHPGERVVVLKYQTWLHRFGIGSFKRGDLVVVKPPLTDPYAIQPLPLLGQLGFNFRPFFIKRIVALPGDRIRMEQGELFINGVAVNESHTLPYWRSLGQLDTISDRANSDAWPFRQGQTGEYVVPQGMYFVMGDNRSYGGSEDSRAFGPVALDQIGGKANFVLWPPIRRDESGQWRVNWRVMGTPEGFRALEPR
- a CDS encoding nitrilase-related carbon-nitrogen hydrolase, giving the protein MKAALIHLATRETPVATLKAALPLIEQAAQEGAQLVLLPELFPSGYRYPDAAATPQVLEALQTSARQHQMVILAGVLEQAGERYANRVRILGPQGELGCYTKTHLIPAFGEPETMIPGQALVRLGLEGFQAGVAICFDLRFPELFRTYAVGGVTLFLVPSAWPMSRSYAWELFCKARAAENQAYLLAVNHAEEPFGAASLAVDPLGMELARLEVEGVRVVELDPTYPHRLRQEFPLFSQRRPDLYKL
- the recR gene encoding recombination mediator RecR, which gives rise to MRYPERLLKLVRALAVLPGVGPKTAQKLGLHLVMQPDAAQELLAALDAARALHPCPICGNLAEDELCPICADEHRERSLVCVVESVGDLMALERSGEYGGLYHVLGGALNPLEGIGPEQLNLGSLYKRLEPENPEALGAKVEEVILATSMTVEGEATAAYLADALKERGIKATRLAYGLPAGGSLEYADEVTLARALENRRGLGE
- a CDS encoding YbaB/EbfC family nucleoid-associated protein translates to MNLQKLMKEAQKAQRKAAEVQERLATMTVVGSAAGLVEVTANGHGQIQAVKLKPEAVDPSDLEALEDLLLVAIQDAQQKAHELSEKEMGRELGGIGSMLGGML
- a CDS encoding MFS transporter, which encodes MVGIFQQPAFLRLFLSNLVSQVGNKVHRIALLALVNETYGLVWTGVLISAQLFSRVILGPLLGPFVDRNDRRLIMLYSDLLCMALVALIPLLGIRSLGALIALTVLVAATDALRYPALNSAVADLVPEASLDQANSLLLLTNRVAEIGFVALGGLLVAGVGFAPAFYIDAFSYLVSALYLLRLPALKPKPSPRRRYLTALLEGFRPLWHNRTLRYSVLSITIAALFGSAEAVLGYVLAVRVLGIGVQGFGVIEALTAAGALVGFLWVPHITRRMARERLFLLALMVFGFVYASMGAFPYPIWVGMASFLFGVANAGFIVPMRSILQIAAPPDQRGRILGTFISLTDAAQIGGATLGATLAAMLGITEAIVFCGLAVTALALTVTLLGGIPEASTAPTAAKT
- a CDS encoding PP2C family serine/threonine-protein phosphatase, giving the protein MRLSHLEIATVSNVGRRRRNNEDFHRVAVYPTPRGNLVLAAVADGMGGSEAGEWASKLAIEGLTEAVRAYAAQLDSGRPAVPLERVMDKAFRLAQHRILQEGERVPERKGMGTTLTAMLLTEWNKSGVIGHVGDTRAYCRSKGRWQQLTADHSWVAQQVREGLLTPHQAETHPWRHMLTQALGLAEVHYDLLSISLAPDETLVLATDGLYNLVLPEEWQTTLDLQSSVEHWVRLALERGGTDNITAVAARWR